A genomic stretch from Serratia entomophila includes:
- the tsgA gene encoding MFS transporter TsgA, with protein MNDSNRIRLTWISFFSYALTGALVIVTGMVMGNIAEYFNLPVSSMSNTFTFLNAGILISIFLNAWLMEIIPLKRQLIFGFVLMVLAVAGLMLGKSLTMFSLCMFILGVVSGITMSIGTFLITHMYAGRQRGSRLLFTDSFFSMAGMIFPIVAAMLLARHIGWYWVYACIGLLYVGIFVLTLCSEFPVLGKKGADAGQPVAKEKWGIGVLFLAIAALCYILGQLGFIQWVPEYATKSFGMDIGQAGKLVSDFWTSYMVGMWVFSFILRFFDLQRIVTVLAALATGAMYLFVSTDNPEHLSYYIMALGFVSSAIYTTLITLGSLQTKVSSPKLVNFILTCGTIGTMLTFVVTGPIVAKGGAHAALTTANGLYLAVFVMCLLLGFVTKHRSHGHVTH; from the coding sequence ATGAATGACAGTAACCGCATACGGCTTACCTGGATCAGCTTCTTTTCGTACGCGCTGACCGGTGCTTTAGTGATCGTCACAGGGATGGTGATGGGAAACATTGCAGAATACTTTAACCTGCCGGTTTCCAGCATGAGTAATACCTTTACCTTCCTCAACGCCGGCATTTTGATTTCGATCTTCCTCAATGCCTGGCTGATGGAAATCATCCCGCTGAAGCGCCAGCTGATCTTCGGCTTCGTGCTGATGGTATTGGCGGTGGCTGGGCTGATGCTCGGCAAAAGCCTGACCATGTTCTCGCTGTGCATGTTTATCCTCGGCGTGGTCAGCGGTATCACCATGTCGATCGGTACCTTCCTGATCACCCATATGTATGCCGGCCGCCAGCGCGGTTCGCGCCTGCTGTTCACCGACTCCTTCTTCAGCATGGCCGGCATGATCTTCCCGATCGTCGCCGCTATGCTGCTGGCGCGCCACATCGGCTGGTACTGGGTTTACGCCTGCATCGGCCTGCTGTATGTCGGCATTTTCGTGCTGACCCTGTGCTCCGAGTTCCCGGTGCTGGGTAAAAAAGGCGCCGACGCCGGCCAGCCCGTCGCCAAAGAGAAATGGGGCATCGGCGTACTGTTCCTGGCTATCGCCGCGCTGTGCTACATCCTCGGCCAGTTGGGCTTCATTCAGTGGGTGCCGGAATACGCCACCAAGTCGTTCGGCATGGATATCGGCCAGGCCGGCAAGCTGGTGAGCGACTTCTGGACCTCGTACATGGTCGGCATGTGGGTGTTCAGCTTTATCCTGCGCTTCTTCGACCTGCAGCGTATCGTCACCGTGCTGGCCGCGCTGGCCACCGGCGCGATGTACCTGTTCGTCAGCACCGATAACCCGGAGCACCTGAGCTACTACATCATGGCCCTGGGCTTCGTCTCGAGCGCTATCTACACCACGCTGATCACCCTGGGCTCGCTGCAGACCAAGGTGTCTTCACCGAAGCTGGTCAACTTCATCCTGACCTGCGGCACCATCGGCACCATGCTGACCTTCGTGGTCACCGGCCCGATCGTGGCGAAGGGCGGCGCGCACGCCGCGCTGACCACCGCCAACGGCCTGTACCTGGCGGTGTTCGTGATGTGCTTGCTGCTGGGCTTCGTGACCAAGCACCGCAGCCACGGCCACGTCACGCATTGA